The region TGAAGTCGGGATTGTCGACGGTGGCCACCGCGGCGCCGAAGGTGGCGGTTCCACGGCGGCTGCCGCTCTCGCTGCCCTGGCGACTCGGGGTAACCGCTACCGGCTCCGTAGGGGCCGGCTCCGGCCTCACCGGAGCCGGTGGCGGCGGTGGCGGTGGCGGTGGGGGAGCCTGGTCCGGCGGTGGCAGCACCGGCTGATCCGGTGGCGGCGGTGGCGGCAGCTCCGGTTCTGGCGGTGGCGGCTCGACGGCCGGTGGTGGGGGTGCCGCCGGCTGCGGTTGAGGCTTCGGCGGAGGGGGAGGAGGTGGATCGGGCTTGCCGAGGGCGGCCTGGGGCACCACCTGCACGGATACGAAGCGCATGGGTTCGGGAGTGTCGTCCTGAAACAGCTGCGGGATCCCCCAGACCACCGCCACCAACAAGAGGTGCAGGGCCACGGCGAAGGCGAAAGGCCGACGGCTCTCAGAAGCCTCCAACAGGCTTCGGCGCCGGCTCAAGATGTGGTCGACGGAGGCTTCCATCAGTTTCCTCGACTCATTCCGAGAAGTGGATGCCGAGAGCCTCTGCCGAGGCGTGCAAGGGCGCCAGCAGGGAGGCCACGGGAGGGACCCACGGAGTAGTGCATCGGCGAGCTACCCAGAGCTGCCGCCTCCTTCGATCTGGTCCGTCACCATCCCCACCCGGGTGATGCCTCCTTGGTACAGGATGTCCAGCACCTCTACCACCTTGCCATAGGGTACGTCCTTGTCCCCCTTGAGAAAGACGCTTTCGTCGTCGCGGCTCGCCAGCAGGGCCTGCAGCCGTTCCACCAGCTGGGTCTCGTGTACAGGCTGATCGCGCAAGTAGACCAGCCCCTGACTGGTGACGCTG is a window of Acidobacteriota bacterium DNA encoding:
- a CDS encoding energy transducer TonB, whose product is MEASVDHILSRRRSLLEASESRRPFAFAVALHLLLVAVVWGIPQLFQDDTPEPMRFVSVQVVPQAALGKPDPPPPPPPKPQPQPAAPPPPAVEPPPPEPELPPPPPPDQPVLPPPDQAPPPPPPPPPPAPVRPEPAPTEPVAVTPSRQGSESGSRRGTATFGAAVATVDNPDFTYAYYIDRMTALIRSHWNRPAVPDGTAVTLRFRIAKNGTVSGLEVVESSGLAVFDRAAQRAVDDAAPLPPLPAGYRHDSLGITLIVR
- the tolR gene encoding protein TolR, translating into MAFQPDSSDDVISDINVTPLVDVMLVLLIIFMITAPMLHQGIDVTLPQTAASPLPVRSEDPLIVSVTSQGLVYLRDQPVHETQLVERLQALLASRDDESVFLKGDKDVPYGKVVEVLDILYQGGITRVGMVTDQIEGGGSSG